A window of the Coprobacter fastidiosus genome harbors these coding sequences:
- a CDS encoding alpha/beta hydrolase, protein MKWIFSIIALFFNTMIFSQNPFTIPVWPNGAKENNGIILPEKIIEGGRLLNSHTAEMYVYLPDKKINTGTAILICPGGGYARQAMQHEGHDFAKLLTRKGIAGIVLKYRLPNGHADIPLSDTKEAMNIIRQNASEWDIKANQIGISGFSAGGHLAATLGTHFDKQNRPDFMILFYPVITMDNNLTHKGSKENLLGKGIENDNFSNEKQISPTTPPTLLLLSDDDKSVHPANSTLFYNELKQKGINASMYIFPSGGHGWGCNTNFAYYKIWQDLLFDWLRHQKFIR, encoded by the coding sequence ATGAAATGGATATTCTCTATTATAGCATTATTTTTTAATACAATGATCTTTTCTCAAAATCCATTCACGATACCGGTGTGGCCTAATGGCGCAAAAGAAAATAACGGTATTATTCTCCCTGAAAAAATAATTGAAGGAGGCAGATTGTTAAACAGTCACACTGCAGAAATGTATGTTTACCTACCCGATAAAAAAATCAACACAGGAACAGCTATCTTAATTTGTCCGGGAGGAGGATATGCTCGTCAAGCAATGCAACATGAAGGTCATGATTTTGCAAAACTTCTTACCCGAAAAGGCATTGCCGGAATAGTCTTAAAATACAGGCTGCCCAACGGACATGCCGACATACCGCTTTCTGATACTAAAGAAGCGATGAATATCATTCGACAAAATGCATCAGAATGGGACATAAAGGCTAACCAAATAGGTATAAGCGGTTTTTCTGCCGGAGGCCATTTAGCAGCCACTTTAGGGACACATTTCGATAAACAAAATCGTCCGGATTTCATGATTCTTTTCTATCCGGTCATTACTATGGATAATAACTTAACTCATAAAGGAAGTAAAGAAAATCTATTAGGGAAAGGAATAGAAAACGACAATTTTTCGAACGAAAAACAAATCTCCCCGACAACACCACCGACATTGCTTTTGCTGAGTGATGACGACAAATCTGTTCATCCAGCAAACAGTACTCTATTTTATAACGAACTCAAACAAAAAGGCATCAATGCTTCTATGTATATTTTCCCATCCGGAGGACATGGTTGGGGATGCAATACAAATTTTGCTTATTATAAAATATGGCAAGATCTTCTTTTCGATTGGTTACGGCATCAAAAATTTATCAGATAA